In Acidiphilium acidophilum, one genomic interval encodes:
- a CDS encoding MFS transporter, producing MSRSPAAIRRWQLAAYLLLNGGFFFFDTAMGLFDVATYGYFTRQHVPGYYFALDFVMVSVPMLLGGWLAHQLNRRFGVRTVIGLGYAIATIGFVILFATGLYRIPLCLLIVSLLLGIVFSAILPALSRFIRDVFGAGKGAVLALKLDAVFMAVGMVAGVGFGTVWFGREGLAVFFPLASACFALAGAVHVITLFFPGVLRDYAGPATPARWSAALAAMRRAETKWRSLMLQPSLNMVIVPLMVGLPAYEARRGAGVVPVIGVVAAPIIVLAGRRCGMLAGRLAAPEILLRAMVARRGAALWPMGGFFILYGLAFLARPLPMIFLLVFAAHVMSNVVAGAVFYGVQTEFAEGETAAASALQSQLSTFVWVIVALLATGAMAFLPPAATIGIAALGLIAAALVLRGSGMTRVQSAPPPPISKQSGPLSK from the coding sequence ATGAGCCGCAGCCCTGCCGCGATCCGCCGGTGGCAGCTCGCCGCCTACCTGCTGCTCAATGGCGGCTTCTTTTTCTTCGACACCGCGATGGGCCTGTTCGATGTCGCGACCTACGGGTACTTCACCCGCCAGCACGTGCCGGGATATTATTTCGCGCTCGATTTCGTCATGGTCAGCGTGCCGATGCTGCTCGGCGGCTGGCTTGCGCATCAGCTCAACCGGCGCTTCGGGGTGCGGACCGTGATCGGCCTCGGCTACGCCATCGCCACGATCGGGTTCGTCATCCTGTTCGCGACCGGACTGTACCGGATCCCGCTCTGCCTGCTGATCGTGAGCCTGCTGCTGGGGATCGTGTTCAGCGCGATCCTGCCGGCGCTGTCACGCTTCATCCGCGATGTGTTCGGTGCGGGGAAGGGTGCTGTGCTGGCGCTGAAGCTCGATGCGGTGTTCATGGCGGTCGGCATGGTCGCGGGCGTCGGCTTCGGCACGGTCTGGTTCGGGCGGGAGGGGTTGGCGGTGTTCTTCCCGCTCGCATCCGCCTGCTTCGCGCTCGCCGGGGCGGTGCATGTCATCACGCTGTTCTTCCCCGGCGTGCTGCGCGACTATGCCGGGCCCGCAACCCCGGCGCGCTGGAGTGCCGCCCTCGCGGCGATGCGCCGTGCCGAGACCAAATGGCGAAGCCTGATGCTGCAACCCTCGCTCAACATGGTGATCGTGCCCCTGATGGTCGGGCTGCCCGCCTATGAAGCGCGGCGCGGCGCGGGGGTGGTGCCGGTGATCGGCGTCGTCGCGGCACCGATCATCGTGCTCGCCGGGCGGCGCTGCGGCATGCTGGCGGGGCGGCTCGCCGCGCCGGAGATTCTGCTGCGCGCCATGGTCGCCCGGCGCGGCGCGGCACTCTGGCCGATGGGCGGGTTTTTCATCCTGTACGGGCTGGCTTTTCTCGCGCGCCCGTTACCCATGATCTTTCTGCTGGTCTTCGCCGCTCATGTGATGAGCAATGTCGTGGCCGGGGCGGTGTTCTACGGCGTGCAAACCGAATTCGCCGAAGGCGAAACCGCCGCCGCAAGTGCGCTGCAATCGCAACTCTCCACCTTCGTCTGGGTGATCGTGGCCTTGCTGGCGACAGGGGCCATGGCGTTCCTGCCGCCCGCCGCCACGATCGGGATCGCAGCACTCGGCCTCATCGCGGCCGCGCTGGTGCTGCGCGGGTCTGGCATGACCCGGGTTCAATCGGCCCCGCCACCGCCCATATCGAAACAATCCGGCCCTTTATCGAAATAA
- a CDS encoding glutathione S-transferase N-terminal domain-containing protein gives MIELYYWTTPNGHKITMFLEEAGIDYTIHPVNIGSGDQFKPEFLRIAPNNRIPAIRDTAPADGGEAIAIFESGAILQYLAEKTGQFLPTDLRGRAETMQWLFWQMGGLGPMLGQNHHFRTYAPEKLEYAITRYENETNRLYGVLNKRLADRPFMAGAYSIADMASYPWIVPYERQGQNLDDFPHLKRWFFEIRERPATIRAYEKAKAVSQTATVNEESRKILFGQTAKHVV, from the coding sequence ATGATCGAACTTTACTACTGGACCACGCCGAACGGCCACAAGATCACGATGTTCCTGGAGGAGGCCGGGATCGACTACACCATCCACCCGGTCAACATCGGCAGCGGCGATCAGTTCAAGCCCGAATTCCTGCGCATCGCGCCGAACAACCGCATCCCCGCGATCCGCGATACCGCACCGGCGGATGGCGGCGAGGCAATCGCGATTTTCGAATCCGGCGCGATCCTGCAATATCTCGCGGAAAAGACCGGGCAGTTTCTGCCCACGGATCTGCGCGGGCGGGCGGAAACCATGCAGTGGCTGTTCTGGCAGATGGGCGGCCTCGGCCCGATGCTCGGGCAGAACCATCATTTCCGCACCTACGCGCCCGAAAAGCTGGAGTACGCGATCACCCGCTATGAGAACGAGACCAATCGACTCTACGGCGTGCTGAACAAGCGCCTCGCCGACCGCCCCTTCATGGCCGGCGCGTATTCGATTGCCGACATGGCAAGCTATCCCTGGATCGTGCCGTATGAACGCCAGGGTCAGAATCTCGATGATTTCCCCCACCTGAAACGCTGGTTCTTCGAAATCAGGGAACGCCCCGCGACGATCCGCGCCTATGAAAAAGCCAAGGCGGTTTCGCAGACCGCCACGGTGAACGAGGAGTCCCGCAAGATCCTGTTCGGCCAGACCGCCAAACACGTCGTCTGA
- a CDS encoding AsmA family protein, producing MSGTAQRRAMYRRRAIATLALFGVIALGVIYGPRLASGNYHRAAIERLASSAIGRRVRITGLIELALVPDPQLRAETVTIGGPRGAVVTAQTLKLDLAPWPLLLGRLRARRLTLRKPQIDLPWPLPGGAQAVAPPLWLASLHATIEDGTLHLGSITFTHADLSIFTGGPNAVLAASGSVEIAGQRADVTLDIDDTGSSAPAPVTADITLDDRTKLGFRGTLDRDSILRGAVTAASAAIPPTTTATGTPQKPATLPPIPPIPPFTASARLVAENRLIDVSDITATVLPGSTASATQKGATLQGHAVIALAPAPLLRLDLAGTRASLNPGTTLLAALGKAIPTAASLNFTSLTLHHRTQGTMLGPLHADILADRAGVRLATLDTELPGKAHLLIGRSSSHGSSFALTAPAPAATIEALRPAIPYLPRWPSALGPLTLGGTLHFRFGSAIRLDDLHGQFGGGKGPAATPASAFTGSIHLFPARNGTSARVATALAFQHLRLTPRILTALIAARGTAAGLNGPFALSAGQIDIDPATPRPATPHPVKPLIAGTHLVIEGALRPAAAGGGVALRLVSIRLGHAVAIGHGTVFADGAISAARLMMSGPDATATLQALGAAMMPHDSHAFAPPWLELGIWHHRFALAIAAAGTPARLHAGIALHLGAIRAAATPLIDLIGGTATGPISLHAPQATALLHAIGATPWLEPANGAEWPGPGSVSLRASGFATRHAVGLPDFMLSFAGSTASGQVAATLGPRPQIVGSIAADTLIVPDNHRLLTIADAALGGKVDLALPVITAHRLVQRDHTVARDLRVALDLHAGDPARILGLTIAHASALGGTIEGAAALTGPASGTTPLLSITGHLTGADAPTLAAIARANGVSLPLTAGTLDLAGHVIAKGTTPHLWMQSLTGSLTGSGQDLGVTGIDLAATGSALAHAISSPTGAKGALDATPADLPELATALTKAATSGKTTFASFTVSARIAGSVITLTQADLAGTTGKLDLSGTIDLAHRQTRLTARATPAIAGHKEPPVLTIGIDGSPAHPRGVLKMAPAITWISSHKPAPPAP from the coding sequence ATGAGCGGCACGGCGCAGCGACGAGCGATGTACCGGCGGCGCGCCATCGCGACGCTGGCGTTGTTCGGCGTCATCGCCCTCGGCGTGATCTACGGCCCGCGCCTCGCCTCCGGCAATTACCACCGCGCCGCGATCGAACGCCTCGCCAGCAGCGCGATCGGGCGGCGCGTTCGGATCACCGGCCTGATCGAACTCGCCCTCGTCCCCGATCCGCAATTGCGCGCCGAGACCGTCACGATCGGCGGGCCGCGCGGGGCAGTGGTGACGGCACAGACGCTCAAACTCGATCTCGCCCCCTGGCCGCTGCTGCTCGGCCGGCTGCGGGCGCGCCGCCTGACCCTGCGCAAACCGCAGATCGACCTGCCCTGGCCACTGCCCGGCGGTGCGCAGGCGGTGGCCCCGCCGCTCTGGCTGGCATCGCTCCATGCCACGATCGAGGACGGCACGTTGCACCTTGGCTCGATCACCTTCACCCATGCCGACCTCTCGATCTTTACCGGCGGCCCCAACGCCGTGCTCGCGGCGTCCGGCAGTGTCGAGATCGCGGGACAGCGGGCGGATGTCACGCTCGATATCGACGATACCGGCAGCAGCGCACCGGCCCCGGTGACCGCCGACATCACCCTCGATGATCGCACCAAACTCGGTTTCAGGGGCACGCTCGACCGCGACAGCATCCTGCGCGGCGCTGTGACCGCCGCCAGCGCCGCGATCCCGCCAACAACCACCGCCACGGGTACGCCGCAGAAACCTGCCACCCTGCCGCCGATACCGCCGATTCCCCCGTTTACCGCCAGCGCCCGGCTGGTCGCCGAAAACCGGTTGATCGACGTGTCGGACATAACCGCCACAGTGCTCCCCGGCAGCACGGCGTCAGCGACGCAAAAAGGAGCGACGCTTCAGGGCCACGCCGTGATCGCTCTGGCCCCGGCACCACTGCTCCGGCTCGACCTTGCGGGAACCCGCGCCTCGCTGAACCCCGGCACGACGCTGCTCGCCGCGCTGGGCAAGGCGATTCCGACCGCGGCATCGCTGAACTTCACCAGCCTCACCCTCCATCACCGAACGCAGGGTACCATGCTCGGCCCACTTCATGCGGACATCCTCGCCGATCGCGCGGGGGTCCGGCTCGCGACGCTGGATACCGAACTGCCCGGCAAGGCCCATCTGCTGATCGGGCGCTCCTCATCGCACGGGTCGAGCTTCGCCCTCACCGCCCCCGCACCGGCCGCCACGATCGAGGCCCTCCGCCCGGCCATCCCCTATCTGCCGCGCTGGCCAAGCGCGCTGGGCCCGCTGACCCTCGGTGGCACCCTGCATTTCCGGTTCGGAAGCGCGATCCGGCTCGACGATCTGCACGGTCAGTTCGGCGGAGGTAAAGGACCGGCGGCAACGCCCGCCTCCGCCTTCACCGGGTCGATCCACCTGTTCCCGGCGCGCAACGGAACCAGCGCGCGGGTCGCGACCGCACTGGCATTTCAGCACCTGCGCCTCACGCCGCGGATTTTGACCGCCCTGATCGCAGCGCGCGGCACCGCCGCCGGCCTGAACGGCCCCTTCGCGCTGAGCGCCGGCCAGATCGACATCGATCCGGCAACCCCGCGCCCGGCCACCCCGCACCCCGTGAAACCGCTGATCGCCGGCACCCATCTCGTGATCGAGGGGGCGTTGCGTCCGGCTGCCGCCGGCGGCGGGGTCGCCCTGCGCCTCGTCAGCATCCGGCTCGGCCACGCGGTCGCGATCGGCCATGGCACGGTCTTCGCGGATGGCGCGATCAGTGCGGCCCGCCTGATGATGAGCGGGCCGGACGCGACGGCGACGCTGCAGGCCCTCGGTGCCGCGATGATGCCGCACGATTCCCACGCGTTCGCCCCCCCGTGGTTGGAACTCGGCATCTGGCATCATCGCTTTGCCCTCGCGATCGCCGCCGCCGGAACACCGGCACGGCTCCATGCCGGAATTGCGCTGCATCTCGGCGCAATCCGGGCTGCGGCGACGCCCCTGATCGACCTGATCGGCGGCACCGCGACCGGCCCGATCAGTCTCCACGCCCCCCAGGCGACCGCGCTACTGCACGCCATCGGCGCCACGCCGTGGCTGGAACCGGCGAACGGTGCGGAATGGCCCGGCCCCGGATCGGTCAGCCTGCGCGCCAGCGGATTCGCCACGAGGCACGCCGTGGGCCTGCCCGATTTCATGCTCTCCTTCGCCGGCTCGACCGCCTCCGGCCAGGTGGCCGCGACTCTGGGACCGCGACCGCAGATCGTCGGCTCGATCGCCGCCGACACGCTCATCGTTCCAGACAATCACCGGCTGCTCACGATCGCGGATGCCGCCCTCGGCGGCAAGGTCGATCTCGCCCTGCCGGTCATTACCGCGCATCGTCTGGTGCAGCGGGATCACACGGTTGCGCGTGATCTGCGCGTCGCCCTCGATCTCCATGCCGGCGACCCCGCCCGTATCCTCGGCCTCACGATCGCCCATGCCAGCGCGCTCGGCGGCACCATCGAGGGCGCGGCGGCCCTGACCGGCCCGGCTTCCGGCACCACCCCCCTGCTGAGCATCACCGGACATCTGACCGGGGCGGACGCCCCGACGCTCGCGGCGATCGCCCGTGCCAACGGCGTGTCTTTGCCCCTCACGGCGGGTACGCTCGACCTCGCGGGACATGTCATCGCCAAAGGAACAACCCCGCATCTCTGGATGCAGAGCCTCACCGGCAGCCTGACCGGCAGCGGACAGGATCTCGGCGTCACCGGCATCGACCTCGCCGCCACCGGCAGCGCTCTCGCCCATGCCATTTCCAGCCCCACGGGCGCGAAAGGCGCGCTCGATGCCACCCCCGCTGACCTCCCCGAACTCGCGACGGCGCTGACCAAGGCCGCGACCAGCGGAAAGACCACTTTCGCCAGCTTCACGGTATCCGCCCGGATCGCGGGATCGGTGATCACCCTGACCCAGGCCGATCTCGCCGGAACCACCGGCAAGCTCGACCTCTCCGGCACGATCGACCTCGCTCATCGCCAGACCCGCCTGACCGCACGGGCAACCCCTGCGATCGCCGGGCACAAGGAGCCGCCGGTCCTGACCATCGGCATCGACGGATCGCCCGCCCATCCGCGCGGCGTTCTGAAAATGGCCCCGGCAATCACCTGGATTTCCAGTCACAAACCCGCACCGCCCGCACCATGA
- a CDS encoding HlyD family secretion protein has product MSQTGSTAGVVARDGDDRDAKSRDHSSRADGQARHRSKLLRPILMIGGVALILIAVLLYWLFTGGSVSITDTYVKAARVNLSTDVSGLVDQVAVHDHQAVTKGQVLFRLDPTRFVVAVDQAKAKLAEVGQEVEGARHGYEAQLAKIKVQQTVVANDRLNYQRYASLVHGGGVTQSDYDNAKYKYEGAQANLDAMEAQAGVDLAKLSGKADIKLADTPQYKAAAAGLAAAELNYRHSIVRAPFAGVVTETEKLQPGMYLQAGTAAFGLVSTTNVWIRSQPKETSLTWVKPGDKVKIHVDTYPGKLWHGVVASISPASGSSFSILPAQNSSGNWVKVVQRIPLRVNITSGPKHLVLRNGMTAEVDIITGHKRKLSDLF; this is encoded by the coding sequence ATGTCGCAGACAGGTTCCACCGCCGGCGTGGTCGCGCGTGATGGCGATGATCGCGATGCCAAGTCCCGCGACCATTCGAGCCGGGCGGATGGGCAGGCCAGGCATCGCTCGAAACTGCTGCGCCCGATCCTGATGATCGGCGGCGTGGCACTCATTCTGATCGCGGTTCTACTCTACTGGTTGTTCACCGGCGGGTCGGTGTCGATCACGGATACCTACGTCAAGGCGGCGCGGGTCAATCTCTCGACCGATGTTTCGGGCCTGGTCGATCAGGTCGCGGTGCATGATCATCAGGCCGTCACCAAGGGGCAGGTGCTGTTCCGGCTCGACCCGACACGGTTCGTCGTTGCGGTCGATCAGGCGAAGGCGAAACTCGCCGAGGTGGGTCAGGAGGTCGAGGGGGCGCGGCATGGCTATGAGGCGCAGCTCGCCAAGATCAAGGTGCAGCAGACCGTGGTTGCGAACGACCGGTTGAATTACCAGCGCTATGCCTCGCTTGTGCATGGCGGCGGGGTGACGCAATCGGATTACGACAATGCGAAATACAAATACGAGGGCGCGCAGGCCAATCTCGATGCCATGGAGGCGCAGGCCGGCGTCGATCTCGCGAAATTGTCGGGCAAGGCGGACATCAAGCTGGCCGATACCCCGCAATACAAGGCCGCGGCGGCGGGGCTTGCGGCAGCCGAGCTGAATTACCGCCATTCGATCGTTCGCGCGCCGTTCGCGGGCGTGGTCACCGAGACTGAGAAATTGCAGCCGGGGATGTATCTGCAGGCGGGCACTGCCGCGTTCGGCCTGGTTTCGACCACCAATGTCTGGATCCGCAGCCAGCCGAAGGAAACCAGCCTGACCTGGGTGAAGCCGGGCGACAAGGTGAAAATTCATGTCGATACCTATCCCGGCAAGCTATGGCACGGGGTGGTGGCGAGCATATCGCCGGCGAGCGGTTCGAGCTTCTCGATTTTGCCCGCGCAGAACTCCTCGGGCAACTGGGTGAAGGTGGTGCAGCGGATTCCGTTGCGGGTGAACATCACCAGCGGGCCGAAGCATCTGGTATTGCGCAATGGCATGACCGCCGAGGTGGACATCATCACCGGTCACAAGCGCAAACTCTCCGACCTGTTCTGA
- a CDS encoding MarC family protein: protein MNLFASVSEAFLLGFPALFSIVNPLAGAIIFNEVTAGRNHRDRLILARRVAVNSAAVILISLWAGSYILSFFGISLNALRLAGGLVVAARAYQMLTAPEAHEERKQAQAAQATAEAEVIPEDISSIAFFPLTLPFTTGPGTIAVAVALGTQHPASGAPLAAFFSGLSLAALAMALLIWIAYATADRLGALLGETGRRVVARLAAFILLGIGVQIMLSGAIPVLHQALHG, encoded by the coding sequence TTGAACCTGTTCGCGTCGGTCAGCGAAGCCTTTCTTCTTGGATTCCCGGCCCTGTTCTCGATCGTCAACCCGCTCGCGGGCGCGATCATTTTCAACGAGGTCACGGCGGGGCGGAACCACCGGGACCGGTTGATCCTGGCGCGTCGCGTCGCGGTGAACAGTGCTGCGGTGATCCTGATCTCGCTCTGGGCGGGCAGCTACATTCTGAGTTTTTTCGGGATTTCGCTCAATGCGCTGCGCCTCGCAGGCGGGCTGGTGGTGGCGGCGCGGGCCTACCAGATGCTGACCGCGCCGGAAGCGCATGAGGAGCGCAAACAGGCCCAGGCGGCGCAGGCGACCGCGGAGGCCGAGGTGATTCCCGAGGATATCTCCTCGATCGCGTTCTTTCCGCTGACCCTGCCCTTCACCACCGGTCCTGGCACCATCGCGGTGGCGGTGGCACTCGGCACCCAGCACCCGGCGTCGGGCGCGCCGCTCGCCGCGTTTTTTTCCGGCCTGTCGCTTGCGGCGCTCGCCATGGCCCTGCTGATCTGGATCGCCTACGCCACCGCCGACCGGCTCGGCGCGCTCCTCGGCGAAACCGGGCGGCGGGTGGTGGCGCGCCTCGCCGCGTTCATTCTGCTCGGCATCGGCGTGCAGATCATGCTTTCGGGGGCGATACCGGTGCTGCATCAGGCGCTCCACGGCTGA
- a CDS encoding MarR family winged helix-turn-helix transcriptional regulator, with translation MEPDLSCAPPGAEPEPELLYLLHDVARLLRREIDRRARMHDMNRAQWVMLIRLARNPGLSQKDLAEIIEVEPMTVARLTDRLEARGLVERRADPRDRRIWRLHLTDEADPILQDIETHRGAVADFIAADLTPSMIDATTEGLIRMKTSLLKADRAADAYMISAAKAEQEIA, from the coding sequence ATGGAACCCGATCTTTCCTGCGCACCGCCCGGTGCCGAGCCTGAACCCGAGCTGCTGTATCTGCTGCACGATGTCGCGCGCCTGTTGCGCCGCGAGATCGATCGGCGTGCCCGCATGCACGACATGAACCGCGCGCAATGGGTCATGCTGATCCGCCTCGCGCGCAATCCCGGCCTGTCGCAGAAGGATCTGGCGGAAATCATCGAGGTCGAGCCCATGACCGTGGCGCGGCTGACCGACCGGCTCGAAGCGCGCGGTCTGGTCGAACGCCGCGCCGACCCGCGCGATCGGCGGATCTGGCGGCTGCACCTCACCGATGAGGCCGATCCGATCCTGCAGGATATCGAGACGCATCGCGGCGCCGTGGCAGATTTCATTGCGGCGGATCTGACGCCCTCGATGATCGACGCCACGACCGAAGGGCTGATACGGATGAAAACGAGTTTACTGAAGGCCGACCGCGCGGCCGACGCCTATATGATCAGTGCCGCGAAGGCCGAACAGGAGATCGCTTGA
- a CDS encoding M20 aminoacylase family protein: MAAAVRPRYAGRMKIDPQLTAWAPEFASWRQDFHAHPEIAYQEHRTAALVAERLKSFGIEVTTGVGGTGVVGTLRQGRLDRAGGNRAIALRADMDALPMDEANELPYRSQNPGRMHACGHDGHTTMLLAAARYLAETRNFAGTIHFIFQPAEEGGAGALRMIEDGLLERFPFDAVFGAHNDPTLPVGALSASPGSVMAATDDVTIRLTGRGGHAARPHYAIDPLLAGAQIVLGLQTIVARRVDPLCSTVVSICTFHAGSATNVIPETATLSGTVRNLDPATQTRLAVEIPDMIRHLAQAAGVEAEIDYESGYPPVVNDAAMVGVVARAAGTVLDADQIHTDLPPSLGGEDFAYYALHRPACFYRIGQKDGTKGGMPLHHPRYDFNDAILPVGAAIFAAIAAGDLPG; encoded by the coding sequence TTGGCTGCGGCGGTTCGCCCGCGCTATGCTGGCCGCATGAAAATCGATCCGCAACTGACGGCATGGGCTCCGGAATTCGCAAGTTGGCGTCAGGATTTCCACGCTCACCCCGAAATCGCCTATCAGGAACATCGGACGGCGGCGCTGGTTGCCGAGCGGTTGAAATCCTTCGGGATCGAGGTCACCACCGGGGTCGGCGGGACCGGCGTGGTCGGCACGCTGCGGCAGGGGCGGCTCGACCGGGCGGGCGGCAATCGCGCCATCGCGCTGCGGGCGGATATGGATGCGTTGCCGATGGATGAGGCCAACGAGCTTCCCTATCGCTCGCAAAATCCGGGGCGGATGCATGCGTGCGGGCATGACGGGCACACCACCATGCTACTCGCCGCCGCGCGATATCTGGCGGAGACCCGCAACTTCGCCGGCACGATCCATTTCATTTTCCAGCCCGCCGAGGAAGGTGGCGCGGGTGCGCTGCGGATGATCGAGGACGGGTTGCTGGAGCGGTTTCCCTTCGATGCGGTGTTCGGCGCGCATAACGACCCGACCTTGCCGGTGGGCGCTCTGTCGGCATCGCCGGGGTCGGTGATGGCGGCCACCGATGATGTCACGATCCGCCTGACCGGGCGGGGCGGCCATGCCGCGCGGCCGCATTACGCGATCGATCCGTTGCTGGCCGGGGCGCAGATCGTGCTGGGGCTGCAGACCATCGTTGCGCGCCGGGTCGATCCGCTGTGCTCGACCGTCGTGTCGATCTGTACCTTCCATGCCGGGAGTGCGACCAATGTGATCCCCGAGACCGCGACGTTGAGCGGGACGGTGCGTAATCTCGATCCGGCGACGCAGACGCGGCTTGCGGTCGAAATTCCCGACATGATCCGCCATCTGGCCCAAGCTGCCGGGGTCGAGGCTGAAATCGACTACGAGAGCGGTTATCCGCCGGTGGTCAACGACGCGGCGATGGTGGGTGTGGTGGCGCGGGCCGCGGGCACCGTGCTGGACGCCGATCAGATCCATACCGACCTGCCGCCGAGCCTCGGCGGGGAGGATTTCGCCTATTACGCCCTGCACCGGCCCGCGTGTTTTTACCGGATCGGCCAGAAAGACGGCACGAAGGGCGGCATGCCGCTGCATCATCCGCGCTATGATTTCAACGATGCGATCCTGCCGGTGGGGGCAGCGATCTTTGCGGCGATCGCGGCGGGAGATCTGCCGGGTTGA
- a CDS encoding DHA2 family efflux MFS transporter permease subunit: MAGPEDSKGEVMQVSGFPRMIVTIGCMIGTLMQALDATIANVSLPYMQGSLSASYDEITWVLTSYVVAAAIMTAPVGWLASRFGRKNVFMVSIIGFTISSMMCGVATSLGEMVADRLLQGVFGAALVPLSQSTMLDIYPVEKRGQAMAIWGIGVMIGPILGPTLGGYLTYFYDWRYVFFVNLPFGIAATLALGFFMPKRGAGARSSGHFDWIGFAVLSLFLAALQIMLDRGEEKDWFGSTEIITYAVLATIGLYLFIVHMFTADKPFIPRGVFKDRNLNASLIAMFAVGSVLLSSSTLMPPFLEKLGNYPVELAGLVMAPRGIGTMGAMMIAGRLTNRIDPRYLMFLGFLLLIASFWMMMQWLPSSPQSYLIQSIIVQGAGLGFVFTPLQVVAFYTLDPALRTQGTSLLSLMRNVGMAVGISITEAVQVQMSQVAHASISHGITPFNRALQVGGAISRDLDPMTTHGAALLNSLVEQQAQIISYLDAFKFMLIVSVPSIFTLLLMRKPPQREGVAAEKHEMAVME, encoded by the coding sequence GTGGCCGGACCGGAGGACTCGAAGGGCGAAGTCATGCAGGTCAGCGGGTTTCCCCGCATGATCGTGACGATCGGCTGCATGATCGGCACATTGATGCAGGCGCTCGATGCCACCATCGCCAATGTGTCGCTGCCGTATATGCAGGGCTCGCTCTCGGCCTCGTATGACGAGATCACCTGGGTTCTGACCTCCTACGTGGTTGCCGCCGCGATCATGACCGCACCGGTCGGGTGGCTGGCCTCGCGTTTCGGCCGCAAGAACGTGTTCATGGTCTCGATCATCGGGTTCACGATTTCCTCGATGATGTGCGGGGTTGCGACCTCGCTGGGTGAAATGGTCGCGGACCGGCTGCTGCAGGGCGTGTTCGGGGCGGCGCTGGTGCCCTTGAGCCAGTCGACCATGCTGGATATCTACCCGGTCGAAAAACGTGGTCAGGCCATGGCGATCTGGGGCATCGGAGTGATGATCGGGCCGATCCTGGGGCCGACGCTGGGCGGCTATCTGACCTATTTCTATGACTGGCGCTACGTGTTCTTCGTCAACCTGCCCTTCGGCATCGCGGCGACGCTGGCGCTCGGCTTTTTCATGCCCAAGCGGGGGGCGGGGGCGCGATCCTCGGGTCATTTCGACTGGATCGGGTTTGCCGTGCTGTCGCTGTTTCTGGCGGCGTTGCAGATCATGCTCGATCGTGGCGAGGAGAAGGACTGGTTCGGATCGACCGAGATCATCACCTATGCGGTGCTGGCGACGATCGGGCTTTATCTGTTCATCGTCCACATGTTCACCGCCGACAAACCCTTCATTCCGCGCGGCGTATTCAAGGACCGCAACCTCAACGCCTCGCTGATCGCGATGTTTGCGGTGGGATCGGTGCTGCTCTCGTCCTCGACGTTGATGCCGCCGTTTCTGGAAAAACTCGGCAACTACCCGGTGGAGCTCGCCGGTCTCGTGATGGCGCCGCGCGGCATCGGCACGATGGGGGCGATGATGATCGCGGGGCGGCTGACCAACCGGATCGACCCGCGCTACCTGATGTTCCTCGGGTTCCTGCTGCTGATCGCCTCGTTCTGGATGATGATGCAATGGCTGCCCTCCTCGCCGCAATCCTATCTGATCCAGAGCATCATCGTGCAGGGAGCCGGGCTCGGCTTCGTGTTCACGCCGCTTCAGGTGGTGGCGTTCTACACGCTCGATCCCGCGCTGCGGACTCAGGGGACCTCGCTGCTCAGCCTGATGCGCAATGTCGGCATGGCGGTGGGGATTTCGATCACCGAGGCGGTTCAGGTCCAGATGTCGCAGGTCGCGCATGCCTCGATCTCGCACGGGATCACCCCGTTCAACCGCGCCTTGCAGGTGGGTGGCGCGATCTCGCGCGATCTCGACCCGATGACCACTCACGGCGCGGCACTGCTCAACTCGCTGGTCGAGCAGCAGGCGCAGATCATTTCCTACCTCGATGCGTTCAAATTCATGCTGATCGTGAGCGTGCCCTCTATCTTTACCCTGTTGCTGATGCGCAAGCCGCCGCAACGCGAGGGGGTCGCCGCCGAGAAGCACGAGATGGCGGTGATGGAATAA